In the genome of Sphingopyxis sp. YF1, the window GAGGCGAGCAATTTCCTGATGGGGCGCACCTTCCTCGACATCGACATGGCGCGCGCCGCCGACCTGCTCGGCATGGAGCGCCGTCAGGCCGAGTCGATCCGCGACCTCGAACGCGGGCATTTCCTGGGGCTGGGCCCCGCGATCGCACGCCGCCCGGTGTCGGTGCGGATCGGCGCGACGCAAACCTCGACGCGGATGGGCACGCACGGGTTGTTGCCGCTGCCCGCCGCCGAGCCGGTCGAGATGCGCACGATGCTGTTCGCCGAACTCGAAGCCGCGCCCCCGCCGCCGCCGCCGCCGGTCCCACCCCCCGTCGCTGCGGGTGAAGTGCTGCGTCAGATCGCCGAGCAGGACGAAGATGCGAGCTCCAGCGAGGGGCTGCTGTTCCCCGAGCTGGCGCCTGGCGCGCCCGACGCGGCCGAGGTCGACGCCGCGGTGACCGATGCGCTGCGCGAAATGCTGGCCGACCCCGACGCGGCCTTTCATCCCGAAGCCTTTCTCTATCAGGATTTTTCGGTGCGCTGCCGGATGCAGAAACTGCCGCGCGTGCCGCTCGACCTCGCCGCCTTTCGCCGCCGCTTTGCGCTGGCGAAGGGCGGGGTGTTCGACCACGCCGAGCCGCGCTGGCAGGAGGCGCTCGATGCCGCGTCGCGCCTGCCCGACGATGTGCTCGCACCCTTCCTGCTGATCGTGCGCGCGGCGATGGACGGCGAACCCTGTCCCGACGACGACGCGCTGGGCCGCGCCTATGGTACGCGTTCGCCGGGGCGTGTGCGCCGGCTGGTCGAATATATGGAGCGGCTGGGCGCGGTCGTTGTGCGATCCGATTTCGGCGGCCGGCGGTCGATCGGCATCCCGCTGCTGGGGCTGACCACCGAAGCCGAGTAGGCGGGGTTTATCGTTCGATCTTGGTCGCGAGGATCACCGAGGTCGTGGTGCGTTCGACCCCGTCGAGCAGGCCGACGTCGTCGATCAGTTCGTTGAGCTGAACGCCGTCCTCGGCCTCGAGCATCGCGATAATGTCATATTCGCCGCTGATCGCGTGGATTGCCTGCACCTGCGGCAGCGCGGCGAGTGCCGTTTCGACTTCGCGGTGAAAGCGCGGCAGCGTCTTGATCATCATATGCGCGCGGACGCGGCTGGCGGCGAAGGCGGTGCCGAGGCGGACGGTGTATCCCGCGACGACATCGGCATCCTCGAGCCGCGCGAGGCGCGCGTAGATCGCACCGCGCGAGATGGCCAATTCCTTGGCGAGCTGGGCGATCGTCTGCCGCGCGTCGTCGCGCAGCAGGGTGAGCAGGCGTTCGTCGATCTCGTCGAGACTGACGCCCCCGCTCGCCATCAGTCGGCCAGCTTTTCGTCGGCGAAGATCGCGGTTTGTGGAGCCTCCCCGGCGCGCATGCGGCCGCGATACATGCCGAGGTCGTTGATGGCAAAGGCGGGATCCCCGTCGGGCCCCATCGCGATCAGGCCGCCGTCGCCGCCGATCGCGCCGACCGCCATGATCGTTTGCTGCGCCGCATCCTTCAGGCTTTCGCCCTTCCACGCGACGCGGTCGCAAACCTGGCGCGCGGCGCTTTCGCGGATGAAATATTCGCCCGACCCGGTCGCCGAAACCGCGCACTGGCCGTTTTTGGCATAGGTGCCCGCGCCGATCACCGGCGAATCGCCGATGCGGCCCCATCGCTTGCCGGTCATGCCGCCCGTCGAGGTCGCGGCGGCGAGATGGCCGTCGGCATCGAGCGCGACCGCGCCGACGGTGCCGAACAGATGCGTCGGATCGATCGCCGCCGCCTGCTTCTTGCGCCAGGCGAGCAGACCCTGCCAGCGCTCCTCGGTGCGGAACCAGCTGGGGTCGACCTGTTCGAGCCCCTGTTCGACTGAGAAACGGTCGGCGCCGTCGCGCGCCAGCATGACGTGCGGGCTCCGATCCATCACCGCGCGCGCGAGGTCGATCGGGTGGCGAGTGCGCGTCACTCCGGCGACCGCGCCGGCCTTTTGCGTCTTGCCGTCCATGATCGCGGCGTCGAGTTCATTCTTGCCCTCGGCGGTGAAGACCGCTCCGCGACCGGCGTTGAACAGCGGGTTGTCCTCGAGCACGCGCACCGCCGCGGCGACCGCGTCGAGCGCCGCGCCGCCCTTGTCGAGCACCGCGCCGCCCGTGCGCAGCGCTTCGTCCAGCCCGGCGCGATAGGCCTTTTCCTTTTCGGGCGCGAGCGAACCGCGCTCGATCACCCCGGCTCCGCCGTGGATCGCGAGCGACCAGCGCGGGACTTCGGCGATCGCGCCGGCACGCGCGGCGTAGTTGCGCACGAACACCGGATTGTCGACGCGGCCCGAGGGCAGGTGGATTACCGAGCCCGGACCGACGCCCGTGACCTTGACGCGCGGCGCGTCGAGCGGGCGGCCGGCGGTCGCACCGCGCAGCCCGGCGCCGTCGACGACCCAGGCATAGCCGTCGGGCGCGGTCGCATAGATGCGCCCGCTGCCATCGGGTTCGACCGCGAGCGCGGCGCTTTCGTCGACGCCGAGGCCGAGCATCGCGGGCAGCGCCGGATCGCGTCCGACCTGCGCCTTGGCGACGAAGGCGAAGAGGCGGCCGAGGCGTTCGCGTTCCTTGAAATGGGTGTCGGTGACGATGCCCTTCAAAAGCGCGAGATGGAGGAAATCGCCCTCGATCGTGTTGGCGGGGCCGAGCGGGTCGGCGAGCGCCTCGGGGCTTTTGATGCTGCCGTCGTCCATCGCGCCGTAGAGTTTTTCGCCCTGCATCGCGAGCCCGGCGCTGGTGCCGGCGAGCGGCTTGCCCGCGGCGACATGCGCGTCGAGAATCTCGTTCACCGGCGTGCCGCGCCAGTAGCGCACGTAGCGCGCCTGATCGCCGCCGGCGATGAAGATGCCGTCGGCCTTGCGCAGCCGGTCGAGGATCTTTTTGTCATACGCCTGCGACCGCGCGTGGAAGACGAAGATTTCGGTCGACTGGATGCCGCCGACCTCGTTGAAGAATTCCTCGCCGATCTCCTTTCCATAGGAAGCGCTGATCACGACGATATGGCCGTTTCCGGCCTTCCCGAAGAACCATTTCATCGAATCGACGTTGCGGTCGCCGCCGCCCATCAGCAGCAGCCCGCCCGAAACGGGGCCGGGGGTGGGCGTATCGAGCTTGCCGAACACATAATGTTCGACCGGTTTTTCCTTCGCCGCCTTCGCC includes:
- a CDS encoding isoaspartyl peptidase/L-asparaginase; amino-acid sequence: MSRSLLWGLLLPLFAALGLSLTPAAAKAAKEKPVEHYVFGKLDTPTPGPVSGGLLLMGGGDRNVDSMKWFFGKAGNGHIVVISASYGKEIGEEFFNEVGGIQSTEIFVFHARSQAYDKKILDRLRKADGIFIAGGDQARYVRYWRGTPVNEILDAHVAAGKPLAGTSAGLAMQGEKLYGAMDDGSIKSPEALADPLGPANTIEGDFLHLALLKGIVTDTHFKERERLGRLFAFVAKAQVGRDPALPAMLGLGVDESAALAVEPDGSGRIYATAPDGYAWVVDGAGLRGATAGRPLDAPRVKVTGVGPGSVIHLPSGRVDNPVFVRNYAARAGAIAEVPRWSLAIHGGAGVIERGSLAPEKEKAYRAGLDEALRTGGAVLDKGGAALDAVAAAVRVLEDNPLFNAGRGAVFTAEGKNELDAAIMDGKTQKAGAVAGVTRTRHPIDLARAVMDRSPHVMLARDGADRFSVEQGLEQVDPSWFRTEERWQGLLAWRKKQAAAIDPTHLFGTVGAVALDADGHLAAATSTGGMTGKRWGRIGDSPVIGAGTYAKNGQCAVSATGSGEYFIRESAARQVCDRVAWKGESLKDAAQQTIMAVGAIGGDGGLIAMGPDGDPAFAINDLGMYRGRMRAGEAPQTAIFADEKLAD
- a CDS encoding Lrp/AsnC family transcriptional regulator; amino-acid sequence: MASGGVSLDEIDERLLTLLRDDARQTIAQLAKELAISRGAIYARLARLEDADVVAGYTVRLGTAFAASRVRAHMMIKTLPRFHREVETALAALPQVQAIHAISGEYDIIAMLEAEDGVQLNELIDDVGLLDGVERTTTSVILATKIER
- a CDS encoding DUF87 domain-containing protein — its product is MDISIEIGTDGTGRAVHVNVQELLATRLLVQGNSGSGKSHLLRRLLEQSADMVQQIVIDPEGDFVTLADAHSHVVVNAGDYNEREIAAMGARIREHRASVVLSLETLDIEAQMGCAAVFLNALFDAPREHWFPALVVVDEAQMFAPTASGDVSDAVRRASLSAMTNLMCRGRKRGLAGAIATQRLAKLAKNVAAEASNFLMGRTFLDIDMARAADLLGMERRQAESIRDLERGHFLGLGPAIARRPVSVRIGATQTSTRMGTHGLLPLPAAEPVEMRTMLFAELEAAPPPPPPPVPPPVAAGEVLRQIAEQDEDASSSEGLLFPELAPGAPDAAEVDAAVTDALREMLADPDAAFHPEAFLYQDFSVRCRMQKLPRVPLDLAAFRRRFALAKGGVFDHAEPRWQEALDAASRLPDDVLAPFLLIVRAAMDGEPCPDDDALGRAYGTRSPGRVRRLVEYMERLGAVVVRSDFGGRRSIGIPLLGLTTEAE